GCCTATACCGGAGCTGGTTACAGCCCGCCCGGCGGCGACCAGTACCTGAAATACGCGCTGCTGGATATGAACACCCTGTCAGCGGAGCTGGACGGCGCCATAAAAACCGAAGATTTCGAGAAAGCCCGCGCGCTTGATTCCATCCGCCGCCGGCTTGCGCCCGCGCAGACCCGGTCGCGCCGCGCGAAAACCGCGGTATTGCCGCCCGTGCGGGCGAAAACGGCTTTAAAGCGCGCGCCGGCCTGGCTCGACGGGTCGGGCCCCTATTCGCACACCGTGCTGTTTAGCGCGGCGCGCGTAACGCGCAATCTGGCGGGCTATAATTTTGACGAGACGCTGGACGAGCGCGGCCGAACCCAGGTATCGGCGTCGCTGGTGCGGCAGGCACGGGAGCTGCCGGGCTTTTCCGCCGGCCGGTTTCTTACCGCCGAACCGGCCGACGCGGCAGTAAAACGCGCGCTGGCCGAACGCTATCTGCTGGAAGGCGATCCTTACGGCTCGCAACATCCTGTCACTGCCGTATTGCCGCCCGGACAGGAGCTGGCACTTGTCATAAACGACCGGGAACACGCAAAGCTGTACGCGTTCGAATCGGGTTTGAACGCCGGAACGGCCGCGCGAAAAGCGCTGGCCGCCGCGGACGAGCTGGGCCGGCGCGCGCCGCTCGGCTTCAGCAAATGGTGCGGGTTCCATACCGCCCGGCCCGGAGAAGCGGGAACGGGCCTGCGGCTGTTTGCGCTGATCAATCTGCCCGCGCTCTCGCTGACCGGCCGGGTATCCGACGTGCTTAAGAATCTGCGGGGCCTGCATCTGGCCAGCGCGCCGCTTAATCCTGAAGCGTTCACGCTCTCCGGCCCGCTGCATATCATCTCCAGCGTGACGACGCTTGGCTCCGCCGCCGAAACAACCGCCGGTTTCGAGCGCGGCCTGCGGTTTCTGCTCACTTCCGAAACGGCTGCGCGGATTGAGCTGGCGTCCGGGCAAGACAGCGTAAAAGCGGAAGACGCCGCCTTCCGCGCGCTTGGCATTCTGCAGAACGCGCGCAGCATTTCCTACGAGGAAACCGCCGTTCACCTGTCAAACCTGCTGCTGGGCGCGGCAACCGGTTTTGCGCTTCCGGTCAGATCCGCGACGGCCGCCGGACTGCTGCTCAGCTGCTGTCCGGGGCATATCGCGCTGTGCGCGGGCGCGGGCAACACGAAATACAGCCCCGGCGAACGCGATGTTTTGCGCGCCGCACTGCTGCGCGCCGCGCTTGCCGCAAACACCTGAGCGCGCACAAAACCCTTGAAACAGTCCGCTTGCGGATTCAGTCCGCAAAAACCCGTTATCAGTATGTTTCTGCCGAGCATAGAAATGCCGCGCTTGCAAGGCGCGGACTTGCTGTCAGGAAAACAGGCTCGGAATTGACCCGAAAAAAAACGCCATCAGACTATTTCAGGATTAACGCCACGGGACAGTGGTCCGAACCCGTGACCTCCGGCATTATATACGCATCTTCAACGCGCGCCGCGGACTCCCGGTCAACATAAAAATAATCCAGCCGCCAGCCTGTATTGCGGGCGCGGGCGCCGGTTTTAAGGTCCCACCAGCTGTAGTGTCCGCCCTCGCGGTGAAAAAGGCGGAAGGTGTCGGCAAATTCGAGCGTGAACCTGTCGAGCCAGGCGCGTTCCTGCGGCAGGAACCCGGTATGGGTTTCGTTCTGCCGCGGCCGGGCAAGGTCTATGTCACGGTGCGCGGTGTTGACGTCGCCGCAAACGATAACCGTCTTGCCGGATTTTTTAAGTTTCCCGGCAAACCCCAGAAATTCCGCGTAAAAAGCCAGTTTGTAGTCCAGCCGTTTAAGGTCCGCCCCGCCGTTCGGGAAATATATATTAAGGAAATAAAAATCAGGATACTCCAGCAATATTGTGCGCCCTTCGCGATCAAACTCCCGCACGCCGAACCCGTACCTCACGGACTCTGGTTTTTGGGCCGCAAACACCGCAGTGCCGCTGTACCCGGCCTTTTCGGCGGCGGACCAGTAGGTGAAGTAGCCCGGCGGGTCAAGCAGCGCGCAGGACAGCTGCTCCGGGCGCGCCTTGGTTTCCTGCACACCCAGCAGATACGGCCGCTCCGACGCCAGCCAGCTTGCGAACCCTTTTTTCTCCGCCGCGCGGATCCCGTTAACATTCCACGACAAGAGTTTTTTCATTTCAGATAGTAATGCCTGACCGGCTTTAACGCATAATCAAGTTCGTACACGAGCGGCGAGCCGGTCGGGATTTCCAGGCCGGCGATATCGGCGTCGCTTATTCCGTCAAGCTGCTTGACCAGCGCGCGCAGGGTGTTGCCGTGCGCAACGATCAGGGCGCGTTCGCCATGCGCCACGCGCGGCGCGATACAATCGCGCCATAGCGGCATGAACCGGTCAATAGTGTCTTTGAGCGATTCACCGAGCGGCAGTTCCCCGCCCGGCACGCCCTGATAGCACCGGCTGTTAACCGGGTTGCGCGCGTCATCGGCTCGCAGCAGCGGCGGGCGCACCCCGAAACTGCGCCGCCACAGGCGTACCTGCTCCGCTCCGAACCGGGCGGCGGTTTCGGCCTTGTTCAGACCCTGCAGTTCGCCGTAATGCCGCTCGTTAAGCCGCCAGGAATGCTGCACCGGCACCCACATCAGGTCCATCACGTCAAGCGCGATCCATAATGTGCGGACGGCGCGTTTCAAAACGGAAGTCCACGCCGCGTCAAACTCAAACCCGTTCGCCTTGAGCAGTTCGCCGGCGCGTCTGGCTTCTTCAAGCCCGTTCGGAGAAAGATCAACGTCGGTCCAGCCGGTGAACCTGTTTTCAAGGTTCCACTGGCTCTCGCCGTGCCGCAGCAGCACGAGTTTCAGCATGGTTCCCCCTTCCAAGCCTGTTGAAATTTCAAATCCGGCAAAGCCGCGCGTCCGCCGCAGCCCTGCGCTTTGCGGCCGGCGAACTCCTGCGCGAAATCAAGCGCGGCACGGAAATCTCCGCCTCGCGAAATAGCGGCCGCGAACGCCCCGTGAAAAGCGTCGCCGCAGCCGGTGGTGTCAACGGCTTCAAACTTCCGCTGCGGCACAAACTCGGCCGCGCCGGTCAGCTCGTTGAAATAATAATAGCCTTGTCCGCCGGCTGTAACAGCCACATGAAATCCGAACCGGGCCCTGAGTTCCAGCACGAGCGGCGCGAGCGGCCTGCCCAGCTGGCGCGCGAACGCGTGCGAGGCGATAAAATAATCGGTCTGCGCGGCCAGCTCCTCCCAGCCGGGCCTGGGCGAGCCGCAGTCGTAGCACACCGCTCCGCCGCTCGCGCGGATGCGCGTGGCGAGCGAAAGAGCAAGCGTCATCAGGTGCCCGTCGAACTGAACGAGCGGAGCGGCCAGGATGCGCCGGGTTTCCGGCCCGGACAGCCGCAAATCAATTTCGTTAATTCCGTGCGAGTTCCACAGGATAGTCCGGCCGGCTGTGGCGGCGTTTACGATAATCAGGGAAACCGGCGTTTTGAAATCCTGCCGGACGCGCACCAGCGAATGATCCACCCCGAACGAGACAAGCGAGCCGAGCGAAAACCCGGTCCATTCGTCTTGCCCGATCACGGAAACCAGCGCCGCCCGCGCGCCCGCACGCGCGCACGCGCAGGCCGAGTTGCCGGAGGGGCCGCCCCCGTCCACTATTATCCGCCGGGCAGGAATTTTGCGGTCATCCTCAAGCGGCCGGTCCGTGACGGCCAGCACATCAACCACATTAAGCCCCACGAAAAAACAGTCCGCTTCGCCCGGCCCGGCTTTTTTTAAAACGGTCATTTCGTTTCCAGTTTCGCCGCCAGAGCGCGCAGCCGTCCCGCCAGCTTTCCGCGCCAGCCGCGCAGACGGTTTTTCTTTTTAAAAAGCTCAAACCGGGAACCCAGGTCCTCATGAGCCGTCAGCATTCTGATGATTTCCCGCTCGAATTTGCCGAAAGTTTCCGGCCCCAGCCGCTTGCGGGCGCGGTAAAGCAATTTGCCGTCCGCCGCGGCGGACCCGGTGGCGAAACTGCCCAGACCGCAGAATTTCTGGATATAGGGGTTTTCGTTGAACATGACGGTCGCCCGCTCGTCGGAAACCTGCTCCAGCAGCGCGACCATGAAAATACCGGCCACCATCCTGCTGTCACGCGCCGGGCGGCCGATAAAACTGAAATATTTGCGGTACACCGCGTCTATTTCGTCCCAGTTGACAAGCGCGGCCAGCCGCGCCCAGCGGTTTTCCGGACTGAGCGCGCCGCCCAGAGGAAACAGCTCCGGGAACAGTGGCGGCGTTTTGTCATCTCTGGCTTTATACATGGCTTGCTAATATTTTACCCTTATCCGGGGGGTCGGCGCAAACGCGTTTAAATGATATAATCTGCTGTAGAAAGTTACGTTCGGGCCGGGAACAGCAAAATTCCGCGGCACGGCAAGCCGGGAATTTAAAATCAAGGAGTTTGGATAATATTTATGATAAAGAAAGGCACCTGTTTCATCACCTCCGAATCGGTCACGGAAGGACACCCGGACAAGGTATGCGATAATATTTCCGACGCGATTCTGGACGCAATTTTAACGCAGGATAAAACCGCCCGTGTAGCCTGCGAAACCTATATCACGCGCGGCATGGTGGTGGTAGGCGGCGAAATAACCACCCGCGGCTGGATTGACGCCGACGCTATCACCCGCAACGCCATCAGGGAAATCGGCTACACCCACTCCAAATACGGCTTTAATCACGAAACCTGCGCGGTGATAAACGTGATAGGCAAGCAGTCGCCCGACATCAGTCAGGGCGTGGACGTTGGCGGCGCAGGAGATCAGGGCCTGATGGTCGGGTTCGCCTGCGACGAAACGAAAGAGTTCATGCCGCTTGCTATCACGCTCGCGCACGAACTGGCCATGCGGCTGGCCGAGGTGCGGAAAAAAGGCGTTCTTCCCTATATCGGGCCGGACGGCAAAAGCCAGGTCACGATAGAATATCATGACGGCAAACCGGTCCGCCTTGAAACCGTAGTGCTTTCCACCCAGCACACCGAGGAGATTCTGGACAGGAGCGGACATCATATAACCGAAAAAGCGCGCAGGGAAATCATCGAACACGTCATCATGCCTGTCGTAGGCAAATGGCTGGACAGGAAAACCAACATTTATGTCAATCCCACCGGCAAGTTCGTGGTGGGCGGGCCCCAGTCCGACACCGGAATGACCGGCCGCAAAATAATCGTGGATACTTACGGCGGGCGCACTCCGCACGGCGGAGGCGCTTTCTCCGGCAAGGATCCCACAAAAGTGGACCGCTCGGCGGCCTATATGGCCCGCTACATCGCCAAAAACATCGTGGCCGCGGGCCTGGCGCAGGAATGCACCATTCAGCTCGCCTACGCGATCGGCGTGGCTGAACCGGTTGGCCTTTATATAGACACTGACGGCACCGGCACGGTGGACGATGAAGCGCTCGCCAAGGCGGTGCGCCGCGTTTTCAGGCTCACCCCTAAAGGGATAATCGAGACTCTCAAACTGCGCAATCCCATCTACCGCCGCACCGCCGCGTACGGACATTTCGGACGGTGCTGCTTCCCCTGGGAAAAAACCGACAAGACTTCCGCGATCCGCGCGGCCGCGCTGGGGAAACCGGCCAAAAAACGATAAGTTTGCCGTTTATCAGACAAGAACCCGGCATAACGCCGGGTTTTTGTTTTATTCAGAATAGCGTATTGCCCGCCCGGCCAGCGGACATCCGGCCTGTTGAAAACGCGAAAACGGTATAATGCAGGTGCGGACAAAATCAACACTCGCCATGCAGAAAACGCTCGATAACAGCGACATGATCACCGACAAAACCATCCCCGGTCTTGACGGCCTGCGCGCAGTCGCCGTGCTGGCGGTTATCGCCTATCACCTGGCCGTGTTCCGGCCGGGCTGGGCCGGCGTGACGCTGTTCTTCTGCATTTCCGGCTTCCTGATCACCGGCATACTGCTCGACACGAAAACCGAACCGCGCTATTTCCGCAATTTCTATATCCGCCGTGCGCTGCGCATAATGCCTGTCTATTATCTGGCGCTGGCCGCATCGTTAATGCTGCTGGGCTCACCGCGCGGACTCAAAGACATCTGGGCTTACGCGATTTATCTGCAAAACCACATCATAGCCGGGCGCGGCTGGCTGGCTCGCGCGCCGGATTACCTAAATCACACCTGGTCGCTGGCGGTTGAAGAACAGTTCTATCTGCTGTGGCCCGCCGCGGTGCTGCTGTGCGGCCGCCGCACGCTGGTCTGGTTATGCGCGACGCTTGCCTGTACCGCGCCGCTCGTCCGGCTCAGTTTTTTTTATGAATATGGGAATGTTTACATGGCCTACGCGTCGCTGCCGTCGAATATGGACGCGCTGTGCCTGGGCGCGCTGCTTGCCGCGCTGGCGCGTTCCGGGCTGGACATGCGCGCCCTTTCGGCTCGCGCGCTGGCGGCCGCGGCCGTTCTGTCCGCCATGTTTCTGGCCTGCTGGCGCCTGTACGGGCCGGCGCACACGGATTACAGGGTTTTTTCACAGCTGGCAAACCCGGCGGGCCTGATTCTTCCGTCTGCGCTGGCACTGGTTTTCACGCTGCTGGTCTGGGGAGTGGCTTATGGCAAAGGCATTCATGTAAAACTGCTTTCGGCAAAACCGCTGGCCGGAATCGGCGCGGTCAGCTACGGGCTGTATCTGTACCACCATATCTGCATGCAGGCGATGGCCGCGCTCAAGCCTTCCACCCGCGCCGGTTTTTGCGCGGGCACGCTGCTGCTTACCTTCGCCGTAACGCTCGCGTCCTGGTTTTTTATCGAAAAACCGCTGCTGAAGCTGAAAAACAAATTCGCACCGCGCCCGCCCGGCCCCGCCGGGATTGAGGCCGATGCCGCTATTCCAGTAATCCGACCCTGCCACTATCATCTGTTCAATGGTAAAAAAATGGTTAAGCGAGTCAAAAGCGTGAATCGCGCCGCCGCGGAGCACCGCGACGACCGTCGCCCCGACCTTCCGCTTAAACATGCCGCCGTTGGCCAGCCCCACAAAACCCGCGCGGCCAATCAGCGCTTTTATCTGGGCGGTGATATCGGCAAAACAGGCCGGCGAGGCGAGTATTATGCCGTCCGCCGCGCGCATCTTCCCAAGAAAAAGATTAAGCGAATCTGCGGTAATCGCGCACTGTCCGTTTTTATTCGCCGTGCATTTGAACAGGCCGCACAGCCACGCAGGTTTTCTCCGGCAAGCTGTATCAGCTCCGTTTCAATGCCCTCTTTTCCAGCTCGGCGAACACGCGCCTGACCGGAATAGCCGTATTGCCGTCTGTTCTGCCGCTTCCGTTAAAAGCTACAACTTTCATAAGGTTTCTCCCGCATGAAATTCCGCGCAGACTAACGGAATCATGTACAAAAAACAGCGCGAAACCGCCATGTAACGGCAAAACCGTTCCGCGTATTTCCTGGCCTGACCCGCAAAAACCGCACCCGTGTTAAAACACCCCGGATCAGGCGCGTCAAGCCCGTGCCGGTTTCCGGCATGAACACAGTTCACAAGCAGGGCGAAGAGCAAACCCAGCAACACCGGAGTTTCATTTACCGGGCTG
The Elusimicrobiaceae bacterium DNA segment above includes these coding regions:
- a CDS encoding PfkB family carbohydrate kinase, which encodes MTVLKKAGPGEADCFFVGLNVVDVLAVTDRPLEDDRKIPARRIIVDGGGPSGNSACACARAGARAALVSVIGQDEWTGFSLGSLVSFGVDHSLVRVRQDFKTPVSLIIVNAATAGRTILWNSHGINEIDLRLSGPETRRILAAPLVQFDGHLMTLALSLATRIRASGGAVCYDCGSPRPGWEELAAQTDYFIASHAFARQLGRPLAPLVLELRARFGFHVAVTAGGQGYYYFNELTGAAEFVPQRKFEAVDTTGCGDAFHGAFAAAISRGGDFRAALDFAQEFAGRKAQGCGGRAALPDLKFQQAWKGEPC
- the gpmA gene encoding 2,3-diphosphoglycerate-dependent phosphoglycerate mutase, whose amino-acid sequence is MLKLVLLRHGESQWNLENRFTGWTDVDLSPNGLEEARRAGELLKANGFEFDAAWTSVLKRAVRTLWIALDVMDLMWVPVQHSWRLNERHYGELQGLNKAETAARFGAEQVRLWRRSFGVRPPLLRADDARNPVNSRCYQGVPGGELPLGESLKDTIDRFMPLWRDCIAPRVAHGERALIVAHGNTLRALVKQLDGISDADIAGLEIPTGSPLVYELDYALKPVRHYYLK
- a CDS encoding acyltransferase — translated: MQVRTKSTLAMQKTLDNSDMITDKTIPGLDGLRAVAVLAVIAYHLAVFRPGWAGVTLFFCISGFLITGILLDTKTEPRYFRNFYIRRALRIMPVYYLALAASLMLLGSPRGLKDIWAYAIYLQNHIIAGRGWLARAPDYLNHTWSLAVEEQFYLLWPAAVLLCGRRTLVWLCATLACTAPLVRLSFFYEYGNVYMAYASLPSNMDALCLGALLAALARSGLDMRALSARALAAAAVLSAMFLACWRLYGPAHTDYRVFSQLANPAGLILPSALALVFTLLVWGVAYGKGIHVKLLSAKPLAGIGAVSYGLYLYHHICMQAMAALKPSTRAGFCAGTLLLTFAVTLASWFFIEKPLLKLKNKFAPRPPGPAGIEADAAIPVIRPCHYHLFNGKKMVKRVKSVNRAAAEHRDDRRPDLPLKHAAVGQPHKTRAANQRFYLGGDIGKTGRRGEYYAVRRAHLPKKKIKRICGNRALSVFIRRAFEQAAQPRRFSPASCISSVSMPSFPARRTRA
- the metK gene encoding methionine adenosyltransferase, whose product is MIKKGTCFITSESVTEGHPDKVCDNISDAILDAILTQDKTARVACETYITRGMVVVGGEITTRGWIDADAITRNAIREIGYTHSKYGFNHETCAVINVIGKQSPDISQGVDVGGAGDQGLMVGFACDETKEFMPLAITLAHELAMRLAEVRKKGVLPYIGPDGKSQVTIEYHDGKPVRLETVVLSTQHTEEILDRSGHHITEKARREIIEHVIMPVVGKWLDRKTNIYVNPTGKFVVGGPQSDTGMTGRKIIVDTYGGRTPHGGGAFSGKDPTKVDRSAAYMARYIAKNIVAAGLAQECTIQLAYAIGVAEPVGLYIDTDGTGTVDDEALAKAVRRVFRLTPKGIIETLKLRNPIYRRTAAYGHFGRCCFPWEKTDKTSAIRAAALGKPAKKR
- a CDS encoding exodeoxyribonuclease III, giving the protein MKKLLSWNVNGIRAAEKKGFASWLASERPYLLGVQETKARPEQLSCALLDPPGYFTYWSAAEKAGYSGTAVFAAQKPESVRYGFGVREFDREGRTILLEYPDFYFLNIYFPNGGADLKRLDYKLAFYAEFLGFAGKLKKSGKTVIVCGDVNTAHRDIDLARPRQNETHTGFLPQERAWLDRFTLEFADTFRLFHREGGHYSWWDLKTGARARNTGWRLDYFYVDRESAARVEDAYIMPEVTGSDHCPVALILK
- a CDS encoding transposase: MYKARDDKTPPLFPELFPLGGALSPENRWARLAALVNWDEIDAVYRKYFSFIGRPARDSRMVAGIFMVALLEQVSDERATVMFNENPYIQKFCGLGSFATGSAAADGKLLYRARKRLGPETFGKFEREIIRMLTAHEDLGSRFELFKKKNRLRGWRGKLAGRLRALAAKLETK